The DNA window CGAGGATGACGCCGATGGCGCCGAACAGCAGGCCGAGGCCGCCGCTGCGGAAGCCGAGGCCGTCACCGCCGCCGAAGATGGCGAACAGCGAGTTCGCGACCATGAGCAGGATGAAGCCCATGGCGGCGGCCATCACGAAGCCGGTGAAGCGCCGGTTGACCCGGATCCAGCCCATCTTGTAGGCGAGGAGCACGGCGGCGAAGACGCACATCGTGCCCATCACGGCCTGGATGACGACACCCGGGCTCAGGTAGGTGCTGGTGGCCGCGCTGATGACGCCGAGGAAGACACCCTCGAGCGCCGCGTAGCCCAGGATCAGGGCCGGGACGGGCTTGCGCTTGAAGGACTGGACCATGGCCAGGACGAACGCGACGAGGGCCGCGCCGATGCCGATGGCGTACGACTTGCCCAGGTTGGCCGGGTCGACCGGCAGCAGGATCCAGGACAGGGCCGCCGTCAGGATGAGCACACCGAGCGTCATGCCCGTGCGGCTCACGACGTCGTCCATGGTCATCGCATTGGCGCGCACCGGTGCCTGCGGCATGCCCGTGGCCGGGTCGGTCGCATACGGGTTCGTCGCATACGGGTTGGTCGCGGTCCCGGCCTGCTGGTGCTGCGCGTCAAACCCCGCGTAGCCACCGTTGTCGCGGCTGAACCCCCGTCGCGAGAAGACCGGGTTACTGCTCCTCATCTCACTCCTCCGTGGCCACCGAGCGCGGCCTTGCATCAAGAGTAATGCGCTCGCAAAGAAAGCACCCTACTGCTGGAGGAGGATCTTAGGAGAAGGCACGGCGAAGCGCAGGGGATAAAGGGGGCGGCCCTCGCGACCTACGGAGTGCCCGGAGCCGGACTTGAACCGGCACGGCCCGAAGGCCAGCGAGGTTTAAGCTCGCCGTGTCTGCATTCCACCATCCGGGCAGGGCGTGGCGGCCCCCGTGGAAAAAGCCTTCAACGCTGCGCCGAGCCTATCCGGAACGCTCTCGTCGCCAACGGGGCGTCTATCCGATGTTGTCTGATTTTATTGGCGCTTGAGGGGTCGTCAGACCCGAGAACACGCGGTCGGCCCCTTCTGGGTGAGGATCATCCCCGAGCTGGGAATGACGTGATTTCGACGGCCCTGCGAGGGCCCGCGCCACCCCGCGCGCCACCCGCCGCGCCACCCCGCGCCGCCGCCCGGTCGTCAGGGCCCTGTCATACCAGAGGAGGAGACGGAAGGCCCCCCGGTCAGACTCCAGGGGCCCAGGGAACGGGCACCTCGGCTGATCCCGAGCGGGGGTGGGCACGGCGACGATGGGAGCGTCCCGCAGATGTGCGGACCGCAGCCGGTCCGCAGCCCCCGCCCCGACAGGAGTCGCTTCCGTGACCACCACGCACTACGCCCCGCACACCACCCAGGCCGTGGCCGCCCGCGCCACGGGCCTCTCCAAGGTGTACGGCCAGGGCGAGACCCAGGTGGTCGCCCTCGACAACGTCTCCGTCGACTTCGCGCAGGGCCGGTTCACCGCGATCATGGGCCCCTCGGGCTCCGGCAAGTCCACGCTGATGCACTGCGTCGCCGGCCTGGACACCTTCTCCGCCGGCTCCGTGCGCATCGGCGAGACCGAGCTGGGCTCCCTCAAGGACAAGCAGCTCACCCAGCTGCGCCGGGACAAGATCGGCTTCATTTTCCAGGCCTTCAACCTGCTGCCGACCCTGACGGCCCTGGAGAACATCACGCTCCCCATGGACATCGCCGGCCGCAAGCCCGACAAGCAGTGGCTGGACGCGGTGATCAGCATGGTCGGCCTCTCCGAGCGCCTGTCCCACCGCCCCACCCAGCTCTCCGGCGGCCAGCAGCAGCGCGTGGCCGTCGCCCGCGCCCTGGCCTCGCGCCCCGAGATCATCTTCGGCGACGAGCCCACCGGCAACCTCGACTCCCGCTCCGGCGCCGAGGTCCTGGGCTTCCTGCGCAACTCCGTCCGCGAGCTCGGCCAGACCGTCGTGATGGTCACCCACGACCCGGTCGCCGCCTCCTACGCGGACCGCGTCATCTTCCTCGCCGACGGCCGGATCGTCGACGAGATGATCAGCCCCACCGCGGACGGCGTGCTGGACCGCATGAAGGCCTTCGACGCCAAGGGCCGCACCAGCTGACCCGGGGTCTCCCCGCAGCCCTCCACCAGACTTCCAGCCCCAGGACTGAGACCCCCATGTTCCGTACCGCCCTGCGCAACGTGCTCGCGCACAAGGCCAGGCTGCTGATGACGGTGCTCGCCGTCACCCTCGGCGTCGCCTTCGTCTCCGGCACCCTCGTCTTCACCGACACCCTCGAGAAGTCCCTCTCCGGCCAGTCCGCCAAGAGCTACGAGGGCGTGGCCGTCTCGGTCACCTCCTATGGCCAGAGCCGCGACGAAAACGGCCAGAAGCAAGGCGAGCCGGGCATCAGCCAGGCCACCCTGGAGAAGGTCAAGGCCCTCGGGGGCGTCGAGTCCGTCTCCGGCCGCGTCTCCGGCTTCGCCGGCGTGGGCGACGAGGACGGCAAGCTGATCGGCTCCGGCTGGTCCAACAAGGGCGCCAACTACACGCCCGTCAAGGACGGCAAGGACCCGCGCTACTCCTTCGTCCAGGGCGCCGGCCCGGCCAAGGCCGACGAGGTCGCGCTCGACAGGGCCACCGCCGGGGCGGGCGGCTACAAGGTCGGCGACAAGGTTCGCGTGGCCACGAACGGCCCGGTCAAGGAGTACTCCCTGGCCGGCGTCTTCACCACGGAGGACGGCGCCGTCCAGGCCGGCGGCAGCCTGGTGCTCTTCGACACCGAGGTCGCCCAGGAGCTCTACCTCAAGCCCGGCTACTACCAGGAGCTGTCGGTCGGCGCCAAGGGCGGCGCCTCCGCCGACCAGCTGCTCGCCGAGATCAAGCCGCTGCTCGACGGCGAGAACACCAAGGCGCAGACCGGCGCGGCCCTCGCCAAGGAACAGGCCAAGGAGATCGAGAAGGGCCTGGGCCAGATGGGCACCATGCTGCTCGTCTTCGCCGGCATCGCGCTCTTCGTCGGCGTCTTCCTCATCTACAACACCTTCACCATGCTGGTCACCCAGCGCACCAAGGAGCTGGCCCTGCTCCGCGCCGTCGGCGCCAACCGCGGCCAGGTCATGCGCTCGGTCCTCGCCGAGGCCCTGGTCGTGGGCATCGTGTCCGCCGCCATCGGCCTGGTCAGCGGCATCGGCCTGGCCGTCGGCATCCGCTCCCTGATCGGCTCCTTCGGCGCCAAGCTCCCCGGCGGCGGCCTCGTGATCGCGCCGGCCACCGTGATCGCGGCCCTGGTCATCGGCGTCCTGGTCACCATGGTCGCCGCGGTCCTGCCCGCCTGGCGCACCGGCCGGATCGCCCCGGTCGCCGCCATGGGCAGCGCCCACCTCCCGGCCGGCGCCAAGTCCCTGCTGCTGCGCAACGTGATCGGCTCCGTCATCGGCGTCCTCTCCGTCGGCCTGGTCCTGCTCGGCGTGTCCATGGGCAAGGACGACGGCCGCATGGTCATCGGCGCCGGCGCGTTCTTCATGCTGATCGGCATGATCGTGCTGCTGCCGCTGCTCTCCCGGCCGGTCATCGCGGCCGTCCGCCCGCTGCTGCAGAGGGTGTTCGGGGTCCCCGGCAAGCTGGCCGCCCAGAACGCCGTGCGCAACCCCCGCCGCACCGCCGTCACCGCCGCCTCCCTGGCGATCGGCCTGACCCTGGTCACCACCCTGTCGGTGCTCGGCATCACCGTGGGCCAGGTCGTCGACCGCATGAGCACCGAGAAGCTGAAGGCCGACTACCGGGTCTCCATGGCGGGCGACATCGGCGGCCTGGACAAGTCGGTCGCCGAGACCCTGGCCGGGGCGCCCGGGATCAAGGCGGTCTCCCCGCAGGCCGCGGGCTACTTCATGGTCGGCGAGGACTTCCGGTCGGTCTCCGGCGTCACCCCCGCCACCATCGGCCAGATGCTGAACATCGAGGTCACGAGCGGTTCGCTGGACAGCCTCGGCAAGGGCGAGCTCGCGGTCGCCGAGAAGACCGCGCAGAAGCAGAACCTGACCGTCGGCTCCACCCTCCAGGTCCGGTACGACGACGGGCAGCAGGCCGGCCTGAAGGTCGGCGCCCTCTACAAGGACATGGACGGCCTGCTCTCCCCGTACGTCCTCGACAACAAGATCCTCGGCGAGCACAGCGAGGAGCAGTACGTCCGCGAGGTGTACGTCAACGTCGAGGGCGGGGCCTCCGCGGCCGGCCAGCAGAAGGTGGTCGACGCCCTGGGCAAGAACCCGG is part of the Streptomyces subrutilus genome and encodes:
- a CDS encoding ABC transporter ATP-binding protein, whose translation is MTTTHYAPHTTQAVAARATGLSKVYGQGETQVVALDNVSVDFAQGRFTAIMGPSGSGKSTLMHCVAGLDTFSAGSVRIGETELGSLKDKQLTQLRRDKIGFIFQAFNLLPTLTALENITLPMDIAGRKPDKQWLDAVISMVGLSERLSHRPTQLSGGQQQRVAVARALASRPEIIFGDEPTGNLDSRSGAEVLGFLRNSVRELGQTVVMVTHDPVAASYADRVIFLADGRIVDEMISPTADGVLDRMKAFDAKGRTS
- a CDS encoding Bax inhibitor-1/YccA family protein — its product is MRSSNPVFSRRGFSRDNGGYAGFDAQHQQAGTATNPYATNPYATDPATGMPQAPVRANAMTMDDVVSRTGMTLGVLILTAALSWILLPVDPANLGKSYAIGIGAALVAFVLAMVQSFKRKPVPALILGYAALEGVFLGVISAATSTYLSPGVVIQAVMGTMCVFAAVLLAYKMGWIRVNRRFTGFVMAAAMGFILLMVANSLFAIFGGGDGLGFRSGGLGLLFGAIGVILGACFLALDFKQVEDGLAYGAPREEAWLAAFGLTLTLVWIYLEMLRIFQILSGDD
- a CDS encoding ABC transporter permease; amino-acid sequence: MFRTALRNVLAHKARLLMTVLAVTLGVAFVSGTLVFTDTLEKSLSGQSAKSYEGVAVSVTSYGQSRDENGQKQGEPGISQATLEKVKALGGVESVSGRVSGFAGVGDEDGKLIGSGWSNKGANYTPVKDGKDPRYSFVQGAGPAKADEVALDRATAGAGGYKVGDKVRVATNGPVKEYSLAGVFTTEDGAVQAGGSLVLFDTEVAQELYLKPGYYQELSVGAKGGASADQLLAEIKPLLDGENTKAQTGAALAKEQAKEIEKGLGQMGTMLLVFAGIALFVGVFLIYNTFTMLVTQRTKELALLRAVGANRGQVMRSVLAEALVVGIVSAAIGLVSGIGLAVGIRSLIGSFGAKLPGGGLVIAPATVIAALVIGVLVTMVAAVLPAWRTGRIAPVAAMGSAHLPAGAKSLLLRNVIGSVIGVLSVGLVLLGVSMGKDDGRMVIGAGAFFMLIGMIVLLPLLSRPVIAAVRPLLQRVFGVPGKLAAQNAVRNPRRTAVTAASLAIGLTLVTTLSVLGITVGQVVDRMSTEKLKADYRVSMAGDIGGLDKSVAETLAGAPGIKAVSPQAAGYFMVGEDFRSVSGVTPATIGQMLNIEVTSGSLDSLGKGELAVAEKTAQKQNLTVGSTLQVRYDDGQQAGLKVGALYKDMDGLLSPYVLDNKILGEHSEEQYVREVYVNVEGGASAAGQQKVVDALGKNPAITVATQQDMRNEMGGMINTMLNVMYGLLGMALIISVLGVVNTLAMSVFERTQEIGMLRAIGLDRGRVKNMIRLEAVVISLFGAVLGVAIGVFLAWAVGSTLANAMPDYELVLPYDRIGVFLLLAAVVGVLAAMWPARSAARLNMLTAIKTE